A window of the Scleropages formosus chromosome 21, fSclFor1.1, whole genome shotgun sequence genome harbors these coding sequences:
- the caprin2 gene encoding caprin-2 isoform X1 — MVHLSSSPNLDASPPPEPSDGAKGKPGSPRADSPSALSSLQLALAASASTVYQGYDTYIEDGLICLKHKIRNLEKKKLKLEDYRKRLKNGETLNKDQLDAVEKYDEVFHNLKFAKELQKTISGLSQDLVKAQRKATRREQVARMEAEKRRLRTVLQIHHILQSLQQEHVRKDFRSGLNQAPFLPARELERLLDLAGLLGIHRDESMSLQDQMEQVSVSYWDLLEGRDKPVAGTTFKHMKEQLAKLMDCGYFDHIPAPRREKLEESEAVVPKEAETSKPQRIVSDLSTLAASPVSTREFLNRHYLPDTDFSGQGQSNSNQALKENWKAEFLALKQREPPDSWEMEFTEASAPLEPVPEKPWRGPVGFDPTEQMPIKTAASDVKQQRVRKSKVEQPKKPARKADEPIEVFSSPCSLPDDPIQRKQQLRNLMDQIQGSFSFMQESVLDREGSPVIRHARMSPPAAESSSPSDSENDVKNQADVPKALHQSTPLPPRCLSVNGKASLSNGDQTLCDTDLDHTADKVDHETIELSETEEFSSPLFRRESTISVSLAENTSEQTLVSQADEQPCNASAPSVPHQPQSFPSPPCSHSLNITGSAPFQTMHTVFKINAPLPPRSDSDQKSDTSAFSDSYNLSYATASTQTPPDLDFQDLDSLQPVTTYQSECPVTNSCQVYLSPGQPGGVLPRPSQPYYTRGSVRGMARGGRGLAHSFRSPGGYRGGYEAYRTGLRSPGGSYIPQAHGTRDFPPVLYGVRETGYQMPYKRGTGSQRSGSRAAWSNSSQVSSPERDDETFISADSGHGDSRCATPIDIPVAAQGPALMPVHIYPLPQPMRVAFSAARTSNFAPGSLDQTIIFDLLHSNLGETFDVHLGRFSCPVNGTYVFIFHILKLAVNVPLYVNLMRNEEVMVSAYANDGAPDHETASNHAVLQLYQGDQVWLRLHRGAIYGSSWKYSTFSGYLLYQD, encoded by the exons ATGGTGCACCTGTCCTCTTCCCCCAACCTGGATGCATCGCCCCCTCCGGAGCCCTCTGACGGGGCAAAAGGAAAGCCAGGGAGCCCCCGGGCGGACTCTCCCTCAGCGCTCAGCAGCCTGCAGCTTGCTCTAGCAGCTTCTGCCAGCACTGTCTACCAGGGCTATGATACCTACATTGAGGATGGTCTCATCTGTCTGAAGCACAAGATCCGCAACCTTGAGAAAAAGAAG CTTAAGCTGGAGGACTACAGGAAACGCTTGAAGAATGGGGAAACCCTCAATAAGGATCAGTTG GATGCTGTGGAGAAGTACGATGAAGTTTTTCACAACTTGAAGTTTGCCAAAGAACTACAGAAGACGATCAGTGGTCTCAGCCAAGAT TTGGTGAAGGCACAGAGGAAAGCCACAAGGCGGGAGCAGGTGGCACGGATGGAGGCAGAGAAGAGGAGGCTACGAACCGTGCTGCAGATCCATCACATCCTGCAGAGCCTGCAGCAGGAGCATGTGAGGAAGGATTTTCGCAGTGGCCTAAACCAAGCCCCCTTCCTGCCTGCACGTGAGCTGGAGCGCTTGCTTGACCTGGCAGGCCTACTGGGCATCCACAGGGACGAGAGTATGAG CTTGCAGGACCAGATGGAACAGGTTTCAGTTTCTTACTGGGATCTTCTGGAGGGAAGGGACAAACCAGTGGCTGGAACCACCT TCAAGCACATGAAAGAGCAACTGGCCAAACTGATGGACTGTGGCTATTTTGATCACATCCCAGCTCCTCGCAGAGAGAAACTGGAAGAGTCTGAGGCTGTAGTACCCAAGGAAGCTGAGACATCAAAACCACAGAGAATAGTCTCAG ACCTGTCAACGCTGGCCGCAAGCCCTGTGTCAACCAGAGAG TTTCTTAACAGACACTACTTGCCTGACACAGACTTCAGTGGCCAGGGACAATCCAACAGCAATCAGGCCCTGAAAGAGAACTGGAAGGCGGAGTTCCTGGCCCTAAAGCAACGTGAGCCCCCAGACTCATGGGAAATGGAGTTCACTGAGGCATCAGCCCCTTTGGAGCCAGTCCCAGAGAAGCCCTGGAGGGGGCCAGTAGGGTTCGACCCCACAGAGCAAATGCCTATTAAAACGGCCGCCTCAGATGTCAAACAG CAAAGAGTAAGAAAATCAAAAGTGGAGCAACCCAAAAAACCG GCTCGGAAGGCAGACGAGCCCATTGAAGTGTTCAGTTCCCCATGCTCCCTGCCCGATGACCCCATTCAGCGCAAACAGCAACTGCGGAACCTAATGGACCAGATCCAGGGCTCCTTCAGCTTTATGCAG GAGTCAGTGCTGGACAGAGAAGGGTCACCTGTGATCAGGCATGCCCGGATGTCTCCGCCAGCAGCTGAATCATCCTCTCCCAGTGATAGTG AGAATGATGTGAAGAACCAAGCCGATGTTCCTAAGGCCTTGCAT CAGTCTACCCCACTGCCTCCCAGATGCCTCTCTGTCAATGGCAAAGCCAGCTTGTCCAATGGGGACCAGACCCTATGTGATACTGACCTGGACCACACTGCAGACAAAGTGGATCAT GAAACCATTGAGCTGTCTGAAACGGAGGAATTCTCCTCCCCATTGTTTCGACGTGAGTCCACAATTTCGGTCTCCCTGGCTGAGAACACTTCAGAGCAG ACCCTTGTTTCACAGGCAGATGAGCAGCCTTGTAATGCCTCAGCACCTTCTGTCCCCCACCAGCCACAGTCCTTTCCTTCACCCCCCTGTAGCCATTCCCTGAACATCACTGGCTCTGCCCCCTTCCAAACAATGCACACT GTGTTTAAGATCAATGCCCCACTGCCACCTAGAAGTGACTCGGATCAGAAATCTGATACAAGTGCATTCTCAGACTCCTACAATTTGAGCTATGCTACAGCCAGTACACAAACCCCACCAGACCTTGACTTCCAGGATTTGGACTCCTTGCAGCCAG TAACCACATACCAGTCGGAGTGTCCTGTTACAAACAGCTGCCAGGTGTACCTGTCCCCAGGACAACCTGGAGGAGTGCTCCCTCGTCCTAGTCAGCCTTATTACACCCGTGGCTCAGTCAGAGGTATGGCACGTGGTGGCAGGGGGCTGGCTCACTCCTTCCGTTCACCTGGTGGGTATCGAG GTGGGTATGAAGCCTACAGGACAGGCCTGAGGTCCCCAGGGGGTAGCTACATCCCACAAGCACATGGCACACGGGACTTTCCTCCTGTATTGTACGGAGTCCGG GAGACAGGATACCAAATGCCCTACAAGCGAGGAACTGGGAGTCAGAGGAGTGGCAGCCGAG CTGCCTGGAGCAACTCGTCTCAAGTGAGCAGCCCAGAGAGAGATGATGAGACTTTCATCAGTGCTGACTCTGGACACGGTGACTCCCGCTGTGCCACACCCATTGATATCCCAGTTGCTGCCCAAGGCCCTGCCCTCATGCCTGTACACATCTACCCTTTGCCCCAGCCGATGCGTGTGGCTTTCTCAGCTGCCCGCACCTCCAATTTTGCACCTGGCTCACTTGACCAAACAATCATTTTTGACCTGCTCCACAGCAACCTGGGGGAAACATTTGATGTGCATCTGGGTCGCTTCTCCTGTCCAGTCAATGGCACCTACGTCTTTATTTTCCACATCCTCAAGCTGGCAGTCAACGTGCCCCTATATGTCAACTTAATGAGGAACGAGGAGGTGATGGTGTCCGCCTACGCCAATGACGGTGCCCCTGACCATGAAACGGCCAGCAACCATGCTGTACTCCAGCTGTATCAGGGGGACCAGGTGTGGCTGCGGTTGCACCGTGGCGCAATCTATGGCAGCAGCTGGAAGTACAGTACCTTCTCAGGCTACCTTCTGTACCAAGACTGA
- the caprin2 gene encoding caprin-2 isoform X3: MVHLSSSPNLDASPPPEPSDGAKGKPGSPRADSPSALSSLQLALAASASTVYQGYDTYIEDGLICLKHKIRNLEKKKLKLEDYRKRLKNGETLNKDQLDAVEKYDEVFHNLKFAKELQKTISGLSQDLVKAQRKATRREQVARMEAEKRRLRTVLQIHHILQSLQQEHVRKDFRSGLNQAPFLPARELERLLDLAGLLGIHRDESMSLQDQMEQVSVSYWDLLEGRDKPVAGTTFKHMKEQLAKLMDCGYFDHIPAPRREKLEESEAVVPKEAETSKPQRIVSDLSTLAASPVSTREFLNRHYLPDTDFSGQGQSNSNQALKENWKAEFLALKQREPPDSWEMEFTEASAPLEPVPEKPWRGPVGFDPTEQMPIKTAASDVKQQRVRKSKVEQPKKPARKADEPIEVFSSPCSLPDDPIQRKQQLRNLMDQIQGSFSFMQESVLDREGSPVIRHARMSPPAAESSSPSDSENDVKNQADVPKALHQSTPLPPRCLSVNGKASLSNGDQTLCDTDLDHTADKVDHETIELSETEEFSSPLFRRESTISVSLAENTSEQTLVSQADEQPCNASAPSVPHQPQSFPSPPCSHSLNITGSAPFQTMHTVFKINAPLPPRSDSDQKSDTSAFSDSYNLSYATASTQTPPDLDFQDLDSLQPVTTYQSECPVTNSCQVYLSPGQPGGVLPRPSQPYYTRGSVRGMARGGRGLAHSFRSPGGYEAYRTGLRSPGGSYIPQAHGTRDFPPVLYGVRETGYQMPYKRGTGSQRSGSRAAWSNSSQVSSPERDDETFISADSGHGDSRCATPIDIPVAAQGPALMPVHIYPLPQPMRVAFSAARTSNFAPGSLDQTIIFDLLHSNLGETFDVHLGRFSCPVNGTYVFIFHILKLAVNVPLYVNLMRNEEVMVSAYANDGAPDHETASNHAVLQLYQGDQVWLRLHRGAIYGSSWKYSTFSGYLLYQD; this comes from the exons ATGGTGCACCTGTCCTCTTCCCCCAACCTGGATGCATCGCCCCCTCCGGAGCCCTCTGACGGGGCAAAAGGAAAGCCAGGGAGCCCCCGGGCGGACTCTCCCTCAGCGCTCAGCAGCCTGCAGCTTGCTCTAGCAGCTTCTGCCAGCACTGTCTACCAGGGCTATGATACCTACATTGAGGATGGTCTCATCTGTCTGAAGCACAAGATCCGCAACCTTGAGAAAAAGAAG CTTAAGCTGGAGGACTACAGGAAACGCTTGAAGAATGGGGAAACCCTCAATAAGGATCAGTTG GATGCTGTGGAGAAGTACGATGAAGTTTTTCACAACTTGAAGTTTGCCAAAGAACTACAGAAGACGATCAGTGGTCTCAGCCAAGAT TTGGTGAAGGCACAGAGGAAAGCCACAAGGCGGGAGCAGGTGGCACGGATGGAGGCAGAGAAGAGGAGGCTACGAACCGTGCTGCAGATCCATCACATCCTGCAGAGCCTGCAGCAGGAGCATGTGAGGAAGGATTTTCGCAGTGGCCTAAACCAAGCCCCCTTCCTGCCTGCACGTGAGCTGGAGCGCTTGCTTGACCTGGCAGGCCTACTGGGCATCCACAGGGACGAGAGTATGAG CTTGCAGGACCAGATGGAACAGGTTTCAGTTTCTTACTGGGATCTTCTGGAGGGAAGGGACAAACCAGTGGCTGGAACCACCT TCAAGCACATGAAAGAGCAACTGGCCAAACTGATGGACTGTGGCTATTTTGATCACATCCCAGCTCCTCGCAGAGAGAAACTGGAAGAGTCTGAGGCTGTAGTACCCAAGGAAGCTGAGACATCAAAACCACAGAGAATAGTCTCAG ACCTGTCAACGCTGGCCGCAAGCCCTGTGTCAACCAGAGAG TTTCTTAACAGACACTACTTGCCTGACACAGACTTCAGTGGCCAGGGACAATCCAACAGCAATCAGGCCCTGAAAGAGAACTGGAAGGCGGAGTTCCTGGCCCTAAAGCAACGTGAGCCCCCAGACTCATGGGAAATGGAGTTCACTGAGGCATCAGCCCCTTTGGAGCCAGTCCCAGAGAAGCCCTGGAGGGGGCCAGTAGGGTTCGACCCCACAGAGCAAATGCCTATTAAAACGGCCGCCTCAGATGTCAAACAG CAAAGAGTAAGAAAATCAAAAGTGGAGCAACCCAAAAAACCG GCTCGGAAGGCAGACGAGCCCATTGAAGTGTTCAGTTCCCCATGCTCCCTGCCCGATGACCCCATTCAGCGCAAACAGCAACTGCGGAACCTAATGGACCAGATCCAGGGCTCCTTCAGCTTTATGCAG GAGTCAGTGCTGGACAGAGAAGGGTCACCTGTGATCAGGCATGCCCGGATGTCTCCGCCAGCAGCTGAATCATCCTCTCCCAGTGATAGTG AGAATGATGTGAAGAACCAAGCCGATGTTCCTAAGGCCTTGCAT CAGTCTACCCCACTGCCTCCCAGATGCCTCTCTGTCAATGGCAAAGCCAGCTTGTCCAATGGGGACCAGACCCTATGTGATACTGACCTGGACCACACTGCAGACAAAGTGGATCAT GAAACCATTGAGCTGTCTGAAACGGAGGAATTCTCCTCCCCATTGTTTCGACGTGAGTCCACAATTTCGGTCTCCCTGGCTGAGAACACTTCAGAGCAG ACCCTTGTTTCACAGGCAGATGAGCAGCCTTGTAATGCCTCAGCACCTTCTGTCCCCCACCAGCCACAGTCCTTTCCTTCACCCCCCTGTAGCCATTCCCTGAACATCACTGGCTCTGCCCCCTTCCAAACAATGCACACT GTGTTTAAGATCAATGCCCCACTGCCACCTAGAAGTGACTCGGATCAGAAATCTGATACAAGTGCATTCTCAGACTCCTACAATTTGAGCTATGCTACAGCCAGTACACAAACCCCACCAGACCTTGACTTCCAGGATTTGGACTCCTTGCAGCCAG TAACCACATACCAGTCGGAGTGTCCTGTTACAAACAGCTGCCAGGTGTACCTGTCCCCAGGACAACCTGGAGGAGTGCTCCCTCGTCCTAGTCAGCCTTATTACACCCGTGGCTCAGTCAGAGGTATGGCACGTGGTGGCAGGGGGCTGGCTCACTCCTTCCGTTCACCTG GTGGGTATGAAGCCTACAGGACAGGCCTGAGGTCCCCAGGGGGTAGCTACATCCCACAAGCACATGGCACACGGGACTTTCCTCCTGTATTGTACGGAGTCCGG GAGACAGGATACCAAATGCCCTACAAGCGAGGAACTGGGAGTCAGAGGAGTGGCAGCCGAG CTGCCTGGAGCAACTCGTCTCAAGTGAGCAGCCCAGAGAGAGATGATGAGACTTTCATCAGTGCTGACTCTGGACACGGTGACTCCCGCTGTGCCACACCCATTGATATCCCAGTTGCTGCCCAAGGCCCTGCCCTCATGCCTGTACACATCTACCCTTTGCCCCAGCCGATGCGTGTGGCTTTCTCAGCTGCCCGCACCTCCAATTTTGCACCTGGCTCACTTGACCAAACAATCATTTTTGACCTGCTCCACAGCAACCTGGGGGAAACATTTGATGTGCATCTGGGTCGCTTCTCCTGTCCAGTCAATGGCACCTACGTCTTTATTTTCCACATCCTCAAGCTGGCAGTCAACGTGCCCCTATATGTCAACTTAATGAGGAACGAGGAGGTGATGGTGTCCGCCTACGCCAATGACGGTGCCCCTGACCATGAAACGGCCAGCAACCATGCTGTACTCCAGCTGTATCAGGGGGACCAGGTGTGGCTGCGGTTGCACCGTGGCGCAATCTATGGCAGCAGCTGGAAGTACAGTACCTTCTCAGGCTACCTTCTGTACCAAGACTGA
- the caprin2 gene encoding caprin-2 isoform X4 gives MVHLSSSPNLDASPPPEPSDGAKGKPGSPRADSPSALSSLQLALAASASTVYQGYDTYIEDGLICLKHKIRNLEKKKLKLEDYRKRLKNGETLNKDQLDAVEKYDEVFHNLKFAKELQKTISGLSQDLVKAQRKATRREQVARMEAEKRRLRTVLQIHHILQSLQQEHVRKDFRSGLNQAPFLPARELERLLDLAGLLGIHRDESMSLQDQMEQVSVSYWDLLEGRDKPVAGTTFKHMKEQLAKLMDCGYFDHIPAPRREKLEESEAVVPKEAETSKPQRIVSDLSTLAASPVSTREFLNRHYLPDTDFSGQGQSNSNQALKENWKAEFLALKQREPPDSWEMEFTEASAPLEPVPEKPWRGPVGFDPTEQMPIKTAASDVKQQRVRKSKVEQPKKPARKADEPIEVFSSPCSLPDDPIQRKQQLRNLMDQIQGSFSFMQESVLDREGSPVIRHARMSPPAAESSSPSDSENDVKNQADVPKALHQSTPLPPRCLSVNGKASLSNGDQTLCDTDLDHTADKVDHETIELSETEEFSSPLFRRESTISVSLAENTSEQTLVSQADEQPCNASAPSVPHQPQSFPSPPCSHSLNITGSAPFQTMHTVFKINAPLPPRSDSDQKSDTSAFSDSYNLSYATASTQTPPDLDFQDLDSLQPVTTYQSECPVTNSCQVYLSPGQPGGVLPRPSQPYYTRGSVRGGYEAYRTGLRSPGGSYIPQAHGTRDFPPVLYGVRETGYQMPYKRGTGSQRSGSRAAWSNSSQVSSPERDDETFISADSGHGDSRCATPIDIPVAAQGPALMPVHIYPLPQPMRVAFSAARTSNFAPGSLDQTIIFDLLHSNLGETFDVHLGRFSCPVNGTYVFIFHILKLAVNVPLYVNLMRNEEVMVSAYANDGAPDHETASNHAVLQLYQGDQVWLRLHRGAIYGSSWKYSTFSGYLLYQD, from the exons ATGGTGCACCTGTCCTCTTCCCCCAACCTGGATGCATCGCCCCCTCCGGAGCCCTCTGACGGGGCAAAAGGAAAGCCAGGGAGCCCCCGGGCGGACTCTCCCTCAGCGCTCAGCAGCCTGCAGCTTGCTCTAGCAGCTTCTGCCAGCACTGTCTACCAGGGCTATGATACCTACATTGAGGATGGTCTCATCTGTCTGAAGCACAAGATCCGCAACCTTGAGAAAAAGAAG CTTAAGCTGGAGGACTACAGGAAACGCTTGAAGAATGGGGAAACCCTCAATAAGGATCAGTTG GATGCTGTGGAGAAGTACGATGAAGTTTTTCACAACTTGAAGTTTGCCAAAGAACTACAGAAGACGATCAGTGGTCTCAGCCAAGAT TTGGTGAAGGCACAGAGGAAAGCCACAAGGCGGGAGCAGGTGGCACGGATGGAGGCAGAGAAGAGGAGGCTACGAACCGTGCTGCAGATCCATCACATCCTGCAGAGCCTGCAGCAGGAGCATGTGAGGAAGGATTTTCGCAGTGGCCTAAACCAAGCCCCCTTCCTGCCTGCACGTGAGCTGGAGCGCTTGCTTGACCTGGCAGGCCTACTGGGCATCCACAGGGACGAGAGTATGAG CTTGCAGGACCAGATGGAACAGGTTTCAGTTTCTTACTGGGATCTTCTGGAGGGAAGGGACAAACCAGTGGCTGGAACCACCT TCAAGCACATGAAAGAGCAACTGGCCAAACTGATGGACTGTGGCTATTTTGATCACATCCCAGCTCCTCGCAGAGAGAAACTGGAAGAGTCTGAGGCTGTAGTACCCAAGGAAGCTGAGACATCAAAACCACAGAGAATAGTCTCAG ACCTGTCAACGCTGGCCGCAAGCCCTGTGTCAACCAGAGAG TTTCTTAACAGACACTACTTGCCTGACACAGACTTCAGTGGCCAGGGACAATCCAACAGCAATCAGGCCCTGAAAGAGAACTGGAAGGCGGAGTTCCTGGCCCTAAAGCAACGTGAGCCCCCAGACTCATGGGAAATGGAGTTCACTGAGGCATCAGCCCCTTTGGAGCCAGTCCCAGAGAAGCCCTGGAGGGGGCCAGTAGGGTTCGACCCCACAGAGCAAATGCCTATTAAAACGGCCGCCTCAGATGTCAAACAG CAAAGAGTAAGAAAATCAAAAGTGGAGCAACCCAAAAAACCG GCTCGGAAGGCAGACGAGCCCATTGAAGTGTTCAGTTCCCCATGCTCCCTGCCCGATGACCCCATTCAGCGCAAACAGCAACTGCGGAACCTAATGGACCAGATCCAGGGCTCCTTCAGCTTTATGCAG GAGTCAGTGCTGGACAGAGAAGGGTCACCTGTGATCAGGCATGCCCGGATGTCTCCGCCAGCAGCTGAATCATCCTCTCCCAGTGATAGTG AGAATGATGTGAAGAACCAAGCCGATGTTCCTAAGGCCTTGCAT CAGTCTACCCCACTGCCTCCCAGATGCCTCTCTGTCAATGGCAAAGCCAGCTTGTCCAATGGGGACCAGACCCTATGTGATACTGACCTGGACCACACTGCAGACAAAGTGGATCAT GAAACCATTGAGCTGTCTGAAACGGAGGAATTCTCCTCCCCATTGTTTCGACGTGAGTCCACAATTTCGGTCTCCCTGGCTGAGAACACTTCAGAGCAG ACCCTTGTTTCACAGGCAGATGAGCAGCCTTGTAATGCCTCAGCACCTTCTGTCCCCCACCAGCCACAGTCCTTTCCTTCACCCCCCTGTAGCCATTCCCTGAACATCACTGGCTCTGCCCCCTTCCAAACAATGCACACT GTGTTTAAGATCAATGCCCCACTGCCACCTAGAAGTGACTCGGATCAGAAATCTGATACAAGTGCATTCTCAGACTCCTACAATTTGAGCTATGCTACAGCCAGTACACAAACCCCACCAGACCTTGACTTCCAGGATTTGGACTCCTTGCAGCCAG TAACCACATACCAGTCGGAGTGTCCTGTTACAAACAGCTGCCAGGTGTACCTGTCCCCAGGACAACCTGGAGGAGTGCTCCCTCGTCCTAGTCAGCCTTATTACACCCGTGGCTCAGTCAGAG GTGGGTATGAAGCCTACAGGACAGGCCTGAGGTCCCCAGGGGGTAGCTACATCCCACAAGCACATGGCACACGGGACTTTCCTCCTGTATTGTACGGAGTCCGG GAGACAGGATACCAAATGCCCTACAAGCGAGGAACTGGGAGTCAGAGGAGTGGCAGCCGAG CTGCCTGGAGCAACTCGTCTCAAGTGAGCAGCCCAGAGAGAGATGATGAGACTTTCATCAGTGCTGACTCTGGACACGGTGACTCCCGCTGTGCCACACCCATTGATATCCCAGTTGCTGCCCAAGGCCCTGCCCTCATGCCTGTACACATCTACCCTTTGCCCCAGCCGATGCGTGTGGCTTTCTCAGCTGCCCGCACCTCCAATTTTGCACCTGGCTCACTTGACCAAACAATCATTTTTGACCTGCTCCACAGCAACCTGGGGGAAACATTTGATGTGCATCTGGGTCGCTTCTCCTGTCCAGTCAATGGCACCTACGTCTTTATTTTCCACATCCTCAAGCTGGCAGTCAACGTGCCCCTATATGTCAACTTAATGAGGAACGAGGAGGTGATGGTGTCCGCCTACGCCAATGACGGTGCCCCTGACCATGAAACGGCCAGCAACCATGCTGTACTCCAGCTGTATCAGGGGGACCAGGTGTGGCTGCGGTTGCACCGTGGCGCAATCTATGGCAGCAGCTGGAAGTACAGTACCTTCTCAGGCTACCTTCTGTACCAAGACTGA